Within Mauremys mutica isolate MM-2020 ecotype Southern chromosome 24, ASM2049712v1, whole genome shotgun sequence, the genomic segment GCCAAATGGGACCAATCTTCTTAAAAGGGGATGATCTTTGCTAAATGCGATCGGTTTGCAGGCCTGGTGGCTCACGCTCCCTGACAGCCAGCACACGGCGTTACCAGGGCCTGAGCCTGCCCCGCTGCCCGGCCTGGCAGCTTTCCCCTATTGATTTGAGATTGTGCCGCCAGGCAGCAGGACTCTCCCCAAGCCAGCTGGTCTAAGAGATACCAAGAGCAGAGAGATGTTATCGGAGCCAGAGGACAGCTACGATTAAGAGCTAGCAGCCAATTCCATTAGCGTgatcccagccccagggcagcgagGGTCTGGATTGTCCAGAGGTgaggagatgctcagcacctcttgggAGTAAGGGGGAGGTAGGCCTGCAGCATTTCATGGAGGGGACTAGTCGTGCGTAAGCTGTAGAGGTCATATTATAAACAGCTGCAGGACAGCACAGATCATTTGCACCAGCCCCTTCCAGCAGCCCAGCGCTGTAACATCCAGCCCTCAAGAAAACTCATCACAGAACCTGGTCAGGGCCAACCCTAGCATCAGCTGCTTTTCCCCAGGAAGTCGCCTGCTCCTCCCGCTTTATCTTCTTTTCGGCTTGCTCCTGCAGGAAGCTGTCGGCTTATCCCTGTGTCGGGGACATTTGTTTCACCCAAAGCACCAACAGCTGCAGCTGCCTCTCCCACAGCGTGGCGGCTCGGGGTGAACGCTGACAACGCGGTGCAGTTGCAGAACTCCGCCCGCTGCCAGCGAAAAGGCCCCTGGGCTGATGGCTTGTATGAGGCCAGATGGCGGCTGCTGTGCCCTGGTGAGTGGGAGCGCAGAGCGGGGGAGGTTTTCCTGAAGCCCGGAGAGCAGAGCGCGCCCAGCGCGGTTCCTGGCCGAACCAAGCGTGCCAGCCTGTGAAAGCAAATTCTTGCACGGCCTGTTCATCTAAGCACTGCAATCAACCCTTTGCTCGGTTTCACACGCACGGCTGGTGAGATTTAACTCCTGTGACAACCACCCAAATCAAGGGGATTCAGGCTCCCTACCCGCCTCTGAAAACCCTAACGGCACAGAGACTCTTCTCAGAGACACAAGGAAATCTCACTGCCACTGGAAGGCCAACTTCAGCTGTCGCCCTGATTTGGGGGGTCAGGAAGAGCACACGTGGCCGGGTGCAGAATTGGGGCAGGGTTTCCCAGCCTCTGAGACTCCCAGCAGAAGCCCCTCTTGAGGACAGGGTAATGGAGCAGGTGGCCTCTCTGACTCCTATGGCCGCTCACGTGACACCGAGCGCTCACAGCCTGACGCTACGTGACAGCGCTGCGGTGTGCACAGGATCGGGGCCTTCGGAGTGTTCTTCGCCCACCACTCCGAGCACCCGGCAAAGGCAGCACCGACCAGCAAATCCAGCGCTGAACAGGAGTCTGGGGTTTCGTGCCAGGTCTGCTGTTGACCTGCGAGGTGAGTCGTCTCCTCTCTCTGCGCCTTGTTTCCTCCTCCCATCCTCCCTCTCTTGTGTGTAAGTCTAAGCCCGTTGGGACAGACCCCGCCTCTCACtaggtgctgggtgctgtacatacacagcaGGGCAGTGATCTCAGTTGTGTCAGCCATAAGATGAAGGCCCACGcgctttttatagatggggaaactgaggcacagaacagggCCATTCACTGCCACACAACCAGTCAGGTACAGAACCCAGGTCCTTTGCGTCTGCCCGAGGGGGTAGAACAgaaccctccctctcccctgctatCTACCACGGGCCCAGAGAGCAGCAGCGGAGTCGTGGTTTTAACCaaccttcttatttctttatttGAAAGGCACAGCTAGTAACATCCTCAATACAGCATTTTCAGTTCCTCTTCGTATAGGTTGAGTGATTAAACACAAAAAGCCAAACAAGATTTCTCTCTAAAGGACTATATACAAACAcgagattctttttttttttaattccattttgttttttgtggttttttttttttaaagaaagacacGCTAGCGCACTGAAATAGAAACAGAGAAAGCTGCAGTATCCTTTTCCAAACGGTGAGGGACAGGGAAGCGGAGGGAGGTTCTAAGCTGGTctgatttctcccctcccccccgctcctcccttcctcccaccaTCTTAGACAGCCAGGTCCAATGCTGAGGAGGGccagcgggcgggggggggctccagcTAGAAGTGGAGAAGCAGCAGGAAAAGAGACACCTGGCGCCTGAGAGCACTGGACTAGTATTGTGCTCCCAGGCCTGGTTTAACAGGGATACATGCAGGACAGCAAGGTGCAGAACTGGCACTAGTGCAGGTGGGGGTGCCGAGACGGAACAGAGCCCGAACCAGTGAGACGCACGCGAAAGCTACAGAGGTCGGGGCGTGGAGGGGCAGGGACCACGGGGATGGAGAACGGGTTTGTATCTGGGAATACGCACCGGGGCCGGGGAGAGGGGGAATGGTACCACTGGGCTCGCATGCAGTACCCGGAGTCCAGACACAGCTGGGCCCATCTGCACACCCCGGGGTCAGATCAACGGGTGACAGCAGCGCTCGGCCCGGCCCgagggagctgggggctggcggagagTGGAGTTTAACAGCCCCGTGTTCGTAGCGGGGGCGTTCATTGCTGCCCCATTTCTATTCCGTTCTCAAAGGAGATGGATGCTtggaccccccccccatacatcgtgggcatggggggggggggttggtgcaACCACCCGGGTTGTGTGCCTGGCGGGCTGCCACCGTACAGACTACTGCAGTTCTGCGGAGCGTTGACCAGAGCGATACTGCATCTTTTACtgaacccctcttcccccccccccccaccccctcactttAATCCGACTTCTCCCCGTCGTCATCTTGGTGGGTGTCCCCATCGTGACCGTTCTTGTCCTCCTTGGAGAGGTGAGCTTGGGAGCCCAGGGCGGACAGCGAGAGGAGCCCGGTGCCGGCGCTGACAGccgggagggaagggggctggaggCCCACAGGCAGTGGAGTCAGGGGGAGTGCCAGAGCCTGGAGCTGCGAGAGCTGGTGAGCTTGAAGCTGCTGCTGTAGAGAAtgatggacggacagacagacagacgagaGAGGGTCATGTGTCATTTGGAAAGCGTGCGGCCCCCACTCCCGCTAAGGGCCCCCTCGCCCCTGGGGAAGCCGCTGCCTCTGGGTAACCCAGCTACAACAGGGCTTCATCATAGAACCTCAGggccggaagggacctcaggaggtatccagtccaaccccctgctcaaagcagggccaaagtGCCATCTTGGCCAACAGCTGGGACTGAACCCGCGGCCTCCAGAACTAAaagcagaggctgctccagccgTGTAGGGCCCTGTAACTGACTCGCACCCCTCTGCCTCCTGCTTTGACCCTGTGCGGgagccaggctccagccctgtTCCTGCGCTGCGTGGATGGAGCCAAGCCAGATGCTCCCATCCCCGGTGCTCGAACCCAGCTCCGCTGCTGATGGCTGAGGCAGCTTAGAACATGGCCTGGCCCAACACAGCCCAGGTTGGTCTTTTCTCAGCCCCTGTTATTCCATGCGCTGGCCGGGCCATGCCCGCCTGATGCCACGCCTacaccccagcctggccagggcagAGCTGCAACCAGCAGGCTTCAGCGGCGGTGAAATGCGCTGCAGAGGGCACACGTGTGCGTGGGGTCTGTGTATGATTGggtgagcggggctgggggggcacggGAGGCGTGCTGCTGGCAACACGGGTGTGCAAAGACCCTGCGCTGGttcgggcggggaggggggcaaaggCCAGGGAGACGGAGCTCAGAGCCCCACCAGTCCCCCTGTAGAAGAGCTAACACCTTCTCCACTCTGGCCACACCCTGCGGCATGCCAGGGCCTGTCGGCTTTAAAGAATTCAGGCGGCGTCACTTGGTTCCTGCGCCGCGTTTAGCCAAAGGGATCTGAGCCTGGCGTTcacgctcccccccgccccttcccttccccacgctgctcccctcctccccacagccgcTCCTAACCGCGCATCACGTACACGGATGATGGAATTCAGCTCTGGGGCGGTCACTTGCTTGGCTCGTTCAATGGCTCCCAGGACCTGCTGttggtgctggggagggagaagaggggaaaaaCAAGACACCCTTTGAGTCATTTAAAATCACTGGGGGTTACTCGGGTCCAGCCCTGGCCAGTGAGCCCTAGGTTCCCCCAGCAGGTTGCACTGCCAGGCAGGTTAAACTCATCCCGACCTGGGTTAATCCCTGTCCTCAGAGAGGCTCAGGTGAGGAGGGAGATTGtagaagggcctgatcctgcaatgctCCCTGTGTACGAACGGCAGGAGAGACGCTCCCCCGAGCGTGCGCTGCAGGATGCGTCCCCACACACCGACACCGCTGGGGGTAGCAAGCCGAGAGATTCTGCTTGCAGGAGCCGAGCTTCTTTCCTACCGGACgcccctgctcctctctgggtTTACTTGTAGCTGCACATGTGAACTCCGAACCAGGGCAAGGCACCCGCTCGCCAGCCCTGGCGCCGTACGGCCTTcacggggagggatagctcagtggtttgagcacggagctgctaaacccagggttgtgagttcaatccttgagggggccacctagggatccggggcaaaaatcagtgcttggtcctgctagtgaaggcagggggctggactcactgacctttcagggtcccttccagttctaggagataggcacATCTCCAACTATTACCTACAGAACACACAGCACTGGCAGGGCACGATTCCCCTCTTCTGCCCCACCTGGATGACCCAGACCCCAGGACTCTGCCTGGCTGCCAGCGAGCAGCCCTCCGCTGTGTGACACCCCTCCCCGCCCGCAGCACCAGACGAACTGCCCAGGGGAGGTGCACAGCAGGAGAGTGGGCAAACCAGAGACAAGGGGGGGCACTAACTGGCACCTCAACGGCTGGAGAGCAGAGAGCAGGCGAGCCTCCAGCCCTAGACGTAACAGTCCCTCCAGATCAAGGGGGAGAGACTGGCAAAGGCGGGAGCAGTAGAGGGGCAAAGGGAGGCCACTGCCCGTGCCGCACGGATGGCAGGCGGCTGTCGGGTTATCACAACATTCCCGCGAGGCCTCAGGGAGGGAAGTTGCCGATCAGTGGgccgccttcccctcccccaccctgaaacagctcccctccccctccccaatcacTTCAGCTGCATTTCCAAGGAACGCAGGCACCATTCTGCAAGACTTTCCACCCCTACCCCCGCCAGCCCATCTCAACACAAACAGATCCAGCAGCCACAGACCAAACCCGGGTCTGTTGTCCAGCCCCCTACAGACCCCAGAGAAAGAGGGGCCCGTTAAATGGCATAAGCACAACACAAAGAGTTAAAAGCCAGAGGATCACCCACATGCTACGGAAAGGGAATCCAAGGGCAAAATGCTGCCACAGCACCCGGGGCCCAGGCTTGTACTGGGTCAGGAAGCTGCAAATGTCCTGCTTCCTGGTGAGAGAGTTCCAGGTTCTCCGCTCCAGTACCGATGCCGTCCCTGGCGGGAACGGAGGAGCGGGAAGCTTCCCCAAGCCTGAACGCTTTAGCACTGGCTTCCCCTACAGAGCTACACACCCAGTCGTTCTTATGGCTATTATTCACACTATGGGAGCACCTACGCATCCCAGCTCAAACCAGGGCCCTAGGGAGATAGGTGTGAGAGAATCTCTGTCCCTAGAAGCTCACGAGCTGAACAGGCAGGTGTTATCCCCTCTTCACcgctggggaacagaggcaccCAGAGGGAAGGCCcaagaagtctgtagcagagacaGGAACTGAGCCATGAGCTCCTGGATCCCAGTCCAGGGCCTTCACCGCAGGGCATTCCTCTCCATAACACAGCCACGAGCCCACACTTTCCCAACCGAGTTCTGCCTAGGCCAACGAACGGACTCCTGGGTTATGTTTCACAGCCAATGCAGAGCACCCACTCAAAGGCCCATGTATTGTTTCAGGCCTGTTACTACTTGGGGGAACATCTTCTGACTAGCATAGTTAGGGGCATGGGGCTCTCCACTCCCTCACCTTCCCACCACACATGGTGACAGAGGTTGCCTCGGACTActcataaaaatggccatattgagtcagatcaatggtccatcaagcccagtagcgtctcttctgacagaggccggtgccaggtgcctcagagggaactAACAGGATAGATCAATTATCGAGTgacccatcccatcatccagtcccagcttctggcagttgggaggtttagggacacccaaatcATGGAGTTGTGTCCATGACCATCTCGGcgttgatggacccatcctccatgaactcatctagctcctttttgaacccggttattcttttgaccttcacaacatcccctggcaatgagttccacaggttgaccctGCGTTGTGTGAAGCAGTaccttccttatgtttgttttaaacctgctgcctagtcatttcattgggtgacccctggttctagtgttatgtgaaggggtaaacaacacttccccattcacgattttatagacctctattttATCCCTTCTTAGTTGTCTCCACTGCCCCGACCTCAAACTCCCCTACCAGCACGTGGCTTGGTAGGGTAGATCGATTTaaaccaaaacaatttaaaaatcatcaattttaatcatgatttagaTCAGCAAGCAGCACCCTTGATTACAATAATccattttaatcttgttttgcatctGTACTTtcaagttattttcctaaagaaagtgGATTCTTATTGGCTGGTAACaagttgatttgcaactaaacataGCCTAAATTAGGTGCTTCTTTTTGCCACCCAGGATGATATACTGTATCTATTCACCTTTATTTAAGCAATTCTATTATGTTAGAAGATGGTGAATGactcatttcttatttactagatgattaattttttaactgTGGTGTGTCAAGCTCTTCCACTTGGGTGgaaat encodes:
- the TLE5 gene encoding TLE family member 5 isoform X1; the protein is MMFPQSRHSGSSHLPQQLKFTTSDSCDRIKDEFQLLQAQYHSLKLECDKLASEKSEMQRHYVMYYEMSYGLNIEMHKQAEIVKRLNGICAQVLPYLSQEHQQQVLGAIERAKQVTAPELNSIIRQQLQAHQLSQLQALALPLTPLPVGLQPPSLPAVSAGTGLLSLSALGSQAHLSKEDKNGHDGDTHQDDDGEKSD
- the TLE5 gene encoding TLE family member 5 isoform X2, whose amino-acid sequence is MMFPQSRHSGSSHLPQQLKFTTSDSCDRIKDEFQLLQAQYHSLKLECDKLASEKSEMQRHYVMYYEMSYGLNIEMHKQAEIVKRLNGICAQVLPYLSQEHQQQVLGAIERAKQVTAPELNSIIRQLQAHQLSQLQALALPLTPLPVGLQPPSLPAVSAGTGLLSLSALGSQAHLSKEDKNGHDGDTHQDDDGEKSD